In Nitrospirota bacterium, a genomic segment contains:
- a CDS encoding dephospho-CoA kinase translates to MIVVGLTGGVASGKSTVAKMFNQCGAVVIDADELAREVVKPGKPAWREIVDTFGKSVLNPDRTINRRALGAIVFGNRAKLRRLERIVHPRVSREQARLTKQTVRKDPDAVVIYDVPLLFEAGVDKRVDKIIVVTADRETQIARLKKRNGLIRTQAIRRINSQMPLSKKIRRADHLLDGTLPRPSLHKQVGHLLKSLRLLA, encoded by the coding sequence ATGATTGTCGTTGGCCTCACAGGGGGTGTCGCCTCTGGCAAAAGCACCGTCGCCAAGATGTTCAATCAATGTGGCGCCGTTGTCATCGATGCCGATGAACTTGCGAGGGAGGTCGTCAAACCAGGCAAACCGGCATGGCGAGAGATCGTAGACACGTTCGGTAAATCCGTCCTCAACCCCGATCGCACCATCAACCGCCGAGCTCTAGGTGCCATTGTCTTTGGAAATCGAGCCAAGCTGCGCCGCCTTGAGAGAATCGTTCACCCGCGCGTCTCACGCGAACAGGCCCGGCTGACAAAACAAACCGTGCGCAAGGATCCCGATGCCGTCGTGATCTATGATGTCCCCCTCCTCTTCGAAGCCGGCGTAGACAAACGTGTCGACAAGATCATCGTGGTCACCGCCGACCGCGAAACCCAGATTGCGCGCCTCAAGAAAAGAAACGGACTAATCAGGACTCAGGCAATCCGCCGCATCAACAGCCAAATGCCCCTGTCAAAGAAGATCCGACGAGCCGACCACCTGTTAGATGGAACCCTCCCTCGCCCTTCGCTTCACAAGCAGGTCGGTCACCTATTGAAAAGCCTCCGCCTTCTCGCTTAA
- a CDS encoding heme-binding protein gives MVATALLLMPYTVQASDELPREAVLPIGKATKAIQASLDACNKDGHRVSVSVVDRAGVLRAMGRADGAGPHTVDSSRKKAYTAASLRRPTTELAELVTKVPTLQALRDMNDQILLLGGGLPIEIGGELVGGIGVGGAPGAHLDDACAQAGLEAIGAAPKVPATK, from the coding sequence ATGGTCGCGACGGCTCTGCTGCTGATGCCTTATACAGTCCAGGCGTCTGATGAATTGCCAAGAGAAGCAGTGTTGCCGATAGGGAAGGCCACCAAGGCAATCCAGGCATCGCTGGATGCTTGCAACAAAGACGGTCACCGGGTAAGCGTGTCGGTTGTGGACCGAGCCGGCGTGCTTCGCGCTATGGGCCGAGCCGATGGGGCCGGGCCCCATACGGTCGATAGTAGCAGGAAGAAGGCCTATACAGCCGCGAGTCTCCGGCGCCCAACGACGGAGCTTGCTGAGCTGGTCACCAAGGTGCCGACCCTGCAAGCCCTTCGCGACATGAACGATCAGATACTGCTGCTCGGGGGCGGACTGCCCATCGAGATCGGTGGTGAGCTCGTCGGAGGGATTGGAGTTGGGGGGGCACCAGGTGCGCACCTCGACGATGCCTGCGCTCAGGCAGGGCTGGAAGCGATTGGCGCAGCGCCGAAAGTTCCAGCAACCAAGTGA
- a CDS encoding right-handed parallel beta-helix repeat-containing protein has translation MKSQVFLCLLAATWLGVFGSVWAEEGPLPVPRTLVVALDGTGDYSSLQEAVDAAKKGDMVFVKAGHYPQDVTIHSKEKIRFVGAGMDQVTILGRDTMVGALHVGKWPYGATNIEISDMTINDRGGHAVGLFNGQGIVLRRMKINGMMFSQQVQNVRIEDCVIGGSETTGAQFADSEAILIGNVIHDNDHGVSIAGKSTVRLERNVITRSLFEAIVVSDHARAVLVSNTLVKNDGGASFLGQSQSDVTGNVVGLNRVGFVIASSTQTSTAFNAFYNREGDYFRAGNPNQPAPELKARSDITGDPYFVDPMHDDFRLRLDTPLQKIGHFPYLGALPPASPAAPRSAEK, from the coding sequence ATGAAAAGCCAAGTTTTCCTCTGCCTCCTCGCGGCGACCTGGTTGGGGGTCTTCGGCTCGGTGTGGGCTGAAGAGGGGCCGTTGCCGGTCCCTCGGACCCTGGTGGTTGCGTTGGATGGAACCGGGGACTATAGCTCTCTTCAGGAAGCGGTGGATGCCGCGAAGAAAGGGGATATGGTCTTCGTCAAGGCAGGTCACTATCCACAGGATGTGACTATCCACAGCAAGGAAAAGATTAGGTTCGTTGGGGCTGGCATGGACCAGGTAACGATTCTCGGGCGTGATACCATGGTGGGCGCACTGCATGTCGGCAAGTGGCCCTATGGGGCAACGAACATTGAAATCAGCGACATGACCATCAATGACCGTGGCGGCCATGCTGTCGGTCTGTTCAATGGGCAAGGGATTGTCCTCCGTCGGATGAAGATCAATGGCATGATGTTCAGTCAGCAGGTCCAGAATGTACGGATTGAGGATTGTGTCATCGGGGGGAGCGAGACGACCGGAGCTCAGTTTGCCGATTCAGAGGCCATCCTCATTGGGAATGTGATTCATGATAACGATCATGGGGTCTCGATTGCCGGCAAGTCGACGGTGCGATTAGAGCGAAATGTCATTACCCGAAGTCTGTTTGAAGCCATCGTGGTCAGCGATCATGCCAGAGCCGTGCTGGTGAGCAATACATTGGTCAAGAATGATGGTGGCGCATCGTTTCTTGGGCAATCACAGAGCGATGTCACCGGCAATGTCGTCGGGCTCAATCGTGTCGGGTTTGTGATCGCCTCATCCACCCAGACCAGCACCGCGTTCAATGCGTTCTACAACCGGGAGGGTGATTATTTTCGTGCGGGTAACCCAAACCAACCGGCCCCGGAACTCAAGGCCCGGTCAGATATTACCGGTGACCCGTACTTTGTTGACCCAATGCATGACGATTTTCGACTGCGCCTCGATACACCGCTTCAAAAGATCGGCCATTTCCCATACCTCGGGGCCCTTCCACCTGCCTCGCCAGCTGCACCTCGATCAGCTGAAAAGTAG
- a CDS encoding sulfite oxidase-like oxidoreductase — protein sequence MDEPSRLTKTKEQWAKARRGGEEREVFYEGDARLPPGQHLVETFPVLDLGFKPDIPLTDWSLTIDGFVTTPVTWTWEQFLAQPQFTDVSDFHCVTSWSRFDNEWEGVSFQHILSVVKPLSSAKFVLFKSFDDYTTNLPLESCDDSDVLLTYKWNGKPLTKEHGGPVRVIVPKRYAWKGAKWVKEITFSDKDAKGFWEVRGYSNSALPWKNDRYG from the coding sequence ATGGACGAACCCAGCAGACTGACCAAGACGAAGGAGCAATGGGCCAAGGCGCGCCGAGGGGGTGAAGAACGGGAGGTATTTTACGAAGGAGACGCCCGCCTGCCACCGGGGCAGCACCTCGTCGAGACATTTCCTGTGCTGGATCTGGGATTTAAGCCTGACATTCCCTTGACTGACTGGAGCCTGACCATAGACGGGTTTGTGACCACCCCTGTTACCTGGACATGGGAGCAATTCTTGGCGCAACCCCAATTCACAGATGTCTCAGACTTCCATTGTGTGACGAGCTGGAGCCGATTCGACAACGAATGGGAAGGGGTCAGTTTCCAGCACATCCTGTCCGTCGTGAAGCCGCTGTCTTCTGCAAAGTTCGTTCTCTTCAAATCGTTCGACGACTACACCACCAATTTGCCGCTTGAATCCTGCGATGACAGCGACGTGCTGCTCACTTACAAATGGAACGGCAAACCCCTCACGAAAGAACACGGAGGCCCGGTTCGCGTGATCGTTCCGAAGCGTTATGCCTGGAAGGGCGCAAAGTGGGTGAAGGAGATTACCTTTTCGGATAAGGATGCAAAGGGGTTTTGGGAAGTGAGGGGCTATTCGAATAGCGCGCTTCCTTGGAAGAATGATCGCTATGGGTGA
- a CDS encoding dipeptide epimerase: MSGSIRKIEFWPVDVPITDPFVVATGARTIAENVFLQITLSNGAQGYGEAAPFPEVGGETRDGCLTALRQLCTTVLGRSAADYKNIALELSEQAPTHPAARCGLETAVIDAHCRSSNIPLWQLWGSADVRARETDITIPITDRDRTVALARGWYERGFRLFKMKVGKDVESDLRRLEAVHRALPGISFIGDGNQGFSRRDCLTFARGVKAFGGTMVLLEQPVVREDLDSMAAIRRETGISVAADESVRSLADAQEVVALRAADYINIKIMKTGVVEAVEIASFTKTSGLKLMIGGMVETRIAMGCSFSLVLGLGGFDVLDLDTPLLLTGDPVTGGYQYNGPQLQTWSSPGLGMRVAPSLNVTTVE, translated from the coding sequence ATGTCGGGCAGCATACGTAAGATCGAATTTTGGCCGGTGGATGTGCCCATCACTGACCCATTTGTCGTCGCCACAGGCGCGCGAACGATTGCGGAAAACGTCTTCCTGCAAATTACCCTATCGAACGGCGCCCAAGGATATGGCGAGGCAGCGCCGTTTCCCGAAGTTGGAGGAGAGACGCGTGATGGTTGCCTTACGGCACTCCGCCAACTCTGCACGACAGTGCTTGGTCGTTCAGCTGCAGATTACAAGAATATAGCGCTGGAGCTGTCCGAGCAAGCGCCCACTCATCCAGCCGCACGTTGTGGACTCGAAACCGCCGTCATCGATGCCCATTGCCGTTCGTCAAACATCCCGCTGTGGCAGCTCTGGGGTAGCGCGGATGTGCGGGCGCGAGAAACGGACATCACCATTCCTATCACCGACCGCGACAGGACCGTCGCTCTGGCGCGCGGATGGTATGAACGGGGATTTCGCCTCTTCAAAATGAAGGTCGGCAAGGATGTGGAAAGCGACCTTCGGCGTCTGGAAGCAGTCCACCGCGCACTTCCCGGCATTTCATTCATCGGTGATGGCAACCAGGGCTTCTCACGCCGGGACTGCCTGACGTTTGCGCGGGGAGTCAAAGCATTCGGCGGGACAATGGTGCTGCTTGAACAGCCGGTCGTGCGGGAGGACCTCGACAGCATGGCGGCAATCCGTCGAGAGACCGGTATTTCTGTTGCAGCGGATGAATCGGTCCGCTCGCTTGCGGACGCGCAAGAAGTCGTCGCCCTGAGAGCAGCTGATTACATCAATATCAAGATCATGAAGACCGGCGTAGTTGAAGCGGTGGAGATTGCCTCCTTCACCAAAACGTCAGGCCTCAAACTGATGATCGGTGGGATGGTCGAAACACGCATCGCAATGGGCTGTTCTTTTAGCCTGGTTCTAGGGCTCGGAGGTTTCGACGTACTCGACCTCGATACCCCGCTCTTACTGACCGGCGATCCCGTCACAGGTGGCTACCAATACAACGGCCCTCAGCTGCAAACCTGGTCAAGCCCAGGACTCGGTATGAGGGTAGCACCTTCTTTGAACGTGACGACCGTCGAATAG
- a CDS encoding NAD(P)-dependent oxidoreductase encodes MRQSTLRIGFVGVGRMGANMARRLRDQQETVVAVYDRDHTRAADLATELGCEAAATPARVAELAGIIFTVVSDDAAMRQIFSSTGTESLLRHAKDRLFVNCATLSPSMHIEVETLVTQHGGRSLEACMASSITQARQGTLYLMCGGRPDVFESAKPLLEKLSAHLRYIGTSGEAAKVKALVNMVMNCNTAALAEGLGLGAALGLDLTMLRGIFAQTGAASRVLETDGEDMQNRAHDCYFSAIHAAKDSGIALSLAKAAEVTVPLAQATYDQYQRLVTLGKGELDKSAVSELTFKDRSSH; translated from the coding sequence ATGCGGCAATCGACATTAAGGATCGGCTTCGTCGGGGTTGGACGGATGGGGGCTAACATGGCCCGGCGCTTGAGGGATCAGCAAGAAACCGTCGTGGCTGTTTACGATAGGGACCACACGAGGGCCGCCGACCTTGCGACCGAGTTAGGCTGTGAAGCGGCTGCAACCCCAGCCCGTGTTGCAGAACTCGCCGGCATCATATTCACAGTCGTGTCTGATGACGCTGCGATGCGTCAAATATTTTCTTCAACCGGCACGGAGAGTCTTCTCCGCCATGCTAAGGACCGTCTTTTCGTGAACTGCGCCACCCTCTCGCCCTCTATGCACATCGAGGTCGAAACTCTGGTGACTCAACATGGAGGCCGAAGCCTCGAAGCCTGCATGGCCAGCAGCATCACGCAGGCGCGTCAAGGCACACTCTACCTCATGTGCGGCGGACGTCCGGATGTGTTCGAGTCGGCGAAACCCCTGTTGGAGAAATTGAGTGCTCACCTCCGCTATATCGGGACGTCAGGAGAAGCAGCGAAGGTCAAAGCCCTAGTCAACATGGTGATGAACTGCAATACGGCGGCGCTGGCCGAAGGGCTCGGACTTGGAGCGGCACTCGGCCTCGATCTGACAATGTTGCGAGGTATCTTCGCTCAAACGGGAGCCGCATCGCGCGTGTTAGAGACGGACGGCGAGGATATGCAGAACCGCGCACATGACTGCTACTTCTCGGCTATCCATGCAGCCAAAGACTCGGGCATCGCCCTTTCGTTAGCGAAGGCTGCCGAGGTCACAGTCCCATTAGCTCAAGCGACCTACGATCAATACCAGCGGCTGGTCACACTTGGGAAAGGCGAGCTGGACAAATCCGCCGTCTCTGAACTCACCTTCAAAGACCGAAGCTCGCACTAG
- the queG gene encoding tRNA epoxyqueuosine(34) reductase QueG, whose protein sequence is MSLAEAIKAEARSLGFEAVGISRVDESGQPSAISYQPNSSLPDPAASLSRRLFGYLTEWLRLGYHGAMAWMTRDPIRRCDPRLVLPGCRSMVSVGMNYYTDNRANEQPGMGRIARYAWGKDYHTVMSQRLAQLEAKIVALAPDVATRSYVDTGPIMEKAWAQEAGLGWIGKHSNLVSAECGSWLLLGEILTTLDLEPDEPATDLCGSCTLCIQACPTGAIVEPYVVDARLCISYLTIELRGGREVISDELASQMGNRIFGCDDCLDICPFNLRADTTNEPAFTPTPLTLAPSLKALAEVSDESFANSFKESPLKRAKRSGLLRNVGIAEENCRRQTGRQASQ, encoded by the coding sequence ATGTCCTTAGCTGAAGCAATCAAAGCCGAAGCTCGATCCCTAGGTTTTGAGGCCGTCGGCATCAGCCGAGTAGACGAAAGCGGCCAGCCATCAGCGATCAGCTACCAGCCGAACTCATCCCTTCCTGACCCCGCTGCCTCCTTATCCCGTCGCTTGTTCGGTTATCTCACCGAATGGCTCAGACTGGGCTACCACGGCGCAATGGCCTGGATGACGCGCGACCCAATCCGTCGATGCGACCCGCGATTGGTATTGCCAGGGTGCCGATCGATGGTATCGGTCGGCATGAACTACTACACAGACAACCGTGCGAACGAGCAGCCTGGAATGGGGCGCATCGCACGCTATGCATGGGGAAAGGATTATCATACGGTGATGAGCCAGCGACTCGCGCAACTCGAAGCGAAGATCGTAGCACTGGCGCCAGACGTCGCTACACGCAGCTACGTCGATACAGGCCCGATCATGGAAAAGGCCTGGGCCCAGGAAGCCGGCCTCGGCTGGATCGGGAAACATTCCAATCTCGTCTCGGCCGAATGTGGGTCCTGGCTTCTGCTCGGGGAGATCCTGACGACCCTGGATCTGGAACCGGATGAGCCTGCCACAGATCTGTGTGGAAGCTGTACCCTTTGTATTCAAGCCTGTCCGACCGGCGCCATCGTGGAACCCTATGTCGTCGATGCCCGACTCTGTATCTCGTACCTGACCATAGAATTACGAGGTGGTCGAGAGGTTATCTCTGACGAACTCGCCTCTCAAATGGGGAATCGCATTTTCGGCTGCGACGATTGCCTGGATATCTGTCCCTTCAACCTTCGGGCAGACACGACGAATGAACCGGCGTTTACCCCTACCCCCTTGACCCTCGCTCCTAGCCTCAAGGCTCTGGCCGAGGTCAGCGATGAAAGTTTTGCGAATTCGTTCAAGGAAAGCCCCCTCAAACGAGCAAAACGAAGCGGCCTCCTTCGAAATGTGGGGATTGCAGAGGAAAACTGCCGCCGACAGACAGGGCGCCAAGCCTCCCAATAG
- a CDS encoding sce7726 family protein produces MSNNLVLGDSEIRSVLRSSLSKKHANTSRTVFIEELGLCRGQVRVDLSVVNGLLHGYEIKSDRDSFRRLRGQVELYGKVLDRATLVVGERHLDEALDNVPEWWGILLAHRSAKGLQLKTMRSPRSNPKKDPRALVELLWLDDALALLEKRDTARGFRGKARWIVWDRVCEICSLNEIARAVRIQLKARAKKRVPV; encoded by the coding sequence ATGAGCAACAATCTCGTTCTTGGCGACTCTGAAATCCGTTCGGTTCTTCGATCCAGCCTTTCAAAAAAACACGCCAATACATCTCGGACAGTCTTCATCGAAGAACTTGGGCTCTGCCGTGGGCAGGTAAGAGTCGACCTTTCGGTCGTCAACGGCCTGCTGCATGGATATGAAATCAAGTCTGATCGGGATAGTTTTCGTCGGTTACGCGGCCAGGTGGAACTCTATGGGAAGGTGTTAGATCGAGCAACACTAGTGGTGGGTGAGCGCCATTTGGATGAAGCACTCGATAACGTGCCTGAATGGTGGGGAATCTTACTTGCTCATCGATCGGCCAAGGGGCTGCAGCTCAAAACCATGCGTTCACCACGCAGTAATCCCAAGAAAGATCCTCGCGCCTTGGTTGAGCTATTGTGGCTCGATGATGCTCTAGCATTGCTGGAGAAACGTGATACCGCACGAGGTTTTCGGGGAAAAGCTCGTTGGATTGTTTGGGATCGAGTCTGCGAAATTTGCAGTCTCAACGAAATCGCAAGAGCTGTGAGAATACAACTCAAGGCCAGGGCAAAGAAGCGAGTGCCTGTGTAA
- the thiI gene encoding tRNA 4-thiouridine(8) synthase ThiI: protein MRCAIVHYHELALKGRNREYFEQRLVRNIQWSLKDIGVRRVENLRSRVRVSLPDTVPDQSVIDRLTRVFGIANFSLAHGLPLDLDKPDLKTLSKAIIESLRPESFSTFRVSAKRSDKRLTLTSMEIARDIGAAVCEETGKKVSLKDPDITVYLELLAKEVYYAIRKIQGPGGMPVGVSGKVACLISGGIDSPVAAYRMMKRGCRVLFVHFSGRPLVSRASEEKVRELVQLLTSHQYTSKLYIVPFGEIQQDIVASAPAPYRVVLYRRVMIRIAEELARREQCWGLVTGDSLGQVASQTPENLTVIEEAAELPILRPLIGMDKLEITDQARQIGSFATSIEPDQDCCSLFTPPHPSTRTRLDDILKVERLFDIDGLVKQGLDKAELSQFRFPL, encoded by the coding sequence ATGAGATGCGCGATCGTCCATTACCACGAACTTGCCCTCAAAGGCCGCAACCGGGAATACTTCGAGCAACGACTTGTGCGTAATATCCAATGGAGCCTGAAAGATATCGGCGTCAGGCGCGTCGAGAACCTTCGCAGCAGGGTTCGCGTCAGCCTGCCTGACACAGTTCCAGACCAGTCCGTCATTGACCGGCTCACACGGGTCTTTGGGATCGCCAACTTTTCGCTCGCGCATGGGTTGCCGCTCGATCTGGACAAGCCGGACCTGAAAACACTCAGCAAGGCAATTATAGAATCCCTCCGGCCCGAATCCTTTTCGACCTTTCGCGTATCGGCGAAACGGTCCGATAAACGGTTGACTCTGACTTCCATGGAAATCGCGCGAGATATAGGTGCCGCTGTCTGTGAAGAAACAGGAAAAAAAGTCAGTCTGAAGGACCCGGACATCACGGTGTATCTCGAACTGCTTGCCAAAGAGGTCTATTATGCTATCAGAAAGATTCAGGGACCGGGCGGGATGCCGGTCGGAGTCAGCGGAAAGGTCGCTTGTTTGATCTCCGGAGGGATTGATTCGCCGGTTGCAGCCTATCGTATGATGAAGCGGGGGTGCCGGGTCCTCTTCGTCCACTTCTCAGGCCGACCTCTCGTCAGCCGTGCCTCGGAAGAAAAAGTCCGCGAACTGGTCCAACTCCTCACAAGCCATCAATACACATCGAAGCTTTACATCGTCCCGTTCGGGGAGATCCAACAGGATATTGTGGCAAGCGCGCCGGCCCCCTATCGCGTGGTGCTCTACCGGCGTGTCATGATCCGCATTGCAGAGGAATTAGCTAGGCGGGAACAATGTTGGGGCCTTGTCACGGGCGATAGCTTGGGGCAGGTCGCCTCGCAGACCCCCGAGAACCTGACGGTCATCGAAGAGGCGGCGGAACTGCCGATCCTGCGCCCGCTCATCGGTATGGATAAGTTGGAAATTACCGACCAGGCGCGACAGATCGGCAGCTTCGCCACGTCGATCGAGCCGGATCAAGACTGCTGCTCACTCTTCACTCCGCCGCACCCCAGCACGAGGACTAGGCTCGATGATATTCTGAAGGTTGAACGGCTGTTCGATATTGACGGACTGGTGAAACAGGGACTCGACAAGGCCGAGCTGTCTCAATTCAGATTTCCTCTGTAG
- the trxB gene encoding thioredoxin-disulfide reductase has product MRNVAIIGSGPAGLTAAVYAARANLSPLLIEGWQSGGQLTTTTEVENYPGFAKGIMGPELMKEMRAQAERFGTEFLTGDVSSVDVMKRPFGITVDGEKTVHSKTLIIATGASAITIGLKNESRLTGHGVSTCATCDGFFFKGKELIVVGGGDSAMEEATFLTKFATKVSIVHRRDKLRASKIMQDRAMKNEKISFVWNSVVEDILGNDMVTGARVRNLVTGKVTEVPCSGVFVAIGHRPNTALFAGQLEMDTKGYLITNDGTATSIPGVFAAGDVQDSKYRQAVTAAGSGCMAAIDAERFLEALGA; this is encoded by the coding sequence ATGCGCAACGTCGCGATCATAGGCTCGGGACCTGCTGGACTGACAGCCGCAGTCTATGCAGCCCGGGCGAACCTCTCACCTCTGCTCATAGAGGGCTGGCAATCGGGCGGGCAGCTCACGACGACTACCGAGGTAGAGAATTACCCCGGTTTTGCCAAGGGCATCATGGGCCCTGAGCTGATGAAGGAGATGCGCGCGCAGGCGGAGCGCTTTGGCACCGAATTCCTTACCGGAGATGTTTCCTCGGTCGATGTCATGAAACGCCCCTTCGGCATCACTGTCGATGGTGAAAAGACCGTACACAGCAAGACGCTCATCATTGCGACCGGCGCATCGGCCATTACGATCGGGCTCAAGAATGAATCGCGCCTGACCGGCCACGGCGTCTCAACCTGTGCCACTTGCGATGGATTTTTCTTCAAAGGGAAAGAGCTGATCGTCGTCGGTGGGGGCGACAGCGCGATGGAAGAAGCGACGTTCCTGACGAAGTTTGCAACCAAGGTCTCGATTGTTCACCGGCGCGACAAACTTCGAGCCTCCAAAATCATGCAAGACCGGGCAATGAAGAACGAGAAGATCTCGTTTGTCTGGAACTCCGTTGTCGAAGACATCCTGGGAAATGACATGGTGACAGGCGCGCGAGTGCGGAATCTTGTAACCGGCAAGGTCACAGAAGTGCCTTGTTCTGGCGTCTTCGTCGCAATTGGGCACCGCCCCAACACCGCTCTGTTCGCCGGCCAGCTGGAGATGGATACAAAAGGCTACCTCATCACCAATGACGGCACCGCCACCAGCATCCCCGGCGTCTTCGCGGCCGGAGATGTGCAAGATTCGAAATATCGTCAGGCTGTCACCGCTGCTGGCTCAGGCTGCATGGCAGCCATCGACGCTGAACGATTTTTGGAAGCGCTCGGCGCGTGA
- a CDS encoding sigma-54-dependent Fis family transcriptional regulator has product MNNLHPPILLLISADPLAKLLLEQALDQRNATILVAATTDEGLRILKDQADLVLVVCDESRGRILSQVILSQAIRVAHHLPVIILGTDGSAKTAVDALHRGASDYLAQPVTAKDLRTAIHKTRALETPGSRIPVEQTFAFDQIIGRSPQMKLLKHLAAEVAQTNATVLITGESGTGKELFAQGIHVASPRSKGPFVALNCAGIPEHLLESELFGYQRGAFTDAKQAKPGRFQQAEGGTLFLDEIGELSPSAQAKLLRVLESRQVDPLGDTQSIHVDIRVIAATNEDLPAQIKAGRFRLDLYYRLNVYQLRIPPLRERPEDIEPILISFLDVARRDHGCRITGIASAALTILQNHAWPGNVRELHNVVEGLTITCKDETITPDHLPASVRDAPSVGSSREIDQPSLLDFGLSAQDMEKKLLQEALQRAGGNISEASRLLKITRNTLRYRMAKYHL; this is encoded by the coding sequence TTGAATAACTTGCACCCTCCGATCTTGCTGCTCATCTCGGCCGATCCTCTGGCCAAGCTCTTGCTCGAGCAGGCCCTCGACCAGCGCAACGCCACGATCCTTGTTGCTGCCACGACCGACGAGGGTCTGCGCATCCTGAAAGACCAAGCAGACCTCGTACTCGTCGTGTGTGATGAAAGCCGGGGACGGATTTTGAGCCAGGTAATCCTGTCTCAGGCTATACGCGTCGCTCACCACCTTCCGGTGATTATCCTTGGAACAGATGGATCAGCAAAAACCGCTGTCGATGCGTTACACCGTGGCGCCAGCGACTACCTCGCGCAGCCTGTCACGGCAAAGGATCTCCGGACGGCCATCCACAAGACCCGCGCACTAGAAACGCCAGGGTCCCGAATTCCTGTCGAGCAGACCTTCGCTTTCGATCAAATCATTGGCCGGTCGCCCCAGATGAAACTGCTGAAACACCTGGCAGCAGAAGTCGCCCAAACCAATGCCACTGTCCTTATCACAGGCGAAAGCGGTACAGGAAAAGAACTCTTCGCCCAGGGGATCCATGTAGCCAGCCCCAGATCTAAAGGCCCCTTTGTGGCGCTCAATTGTGCTGGTATTCCCGAGCACCTCCTCGAATCGGAATTGTTCGGCTATCAGAGAGGCGCCTTTACCGATGCGAAACAGGCCAAGCCGGGACGATTCCAACAAGCGGAGGGAGGCACGCTCTTCCTCGACGAAATCGGTGAACTGAGTCCTTCTGCGCAGGCGAAACTCTTACGCGTCTTGGAAAGTCGGCAGGTCGATCCGCTAGGGGACACCCAAAGCATTCATGTCGACATTCGCGTGATTGCGGCCACCAACGAAGATCTGCCGGCACAGATCAAGGCCGGACGATTCCGCTTGGATCTCTATTATCGGCTGAACGTGTACCAACTGCGCATTCCGCCGCTCCGCGAACGACCCGAAGATATCGAACCAATCCTCATTTCCTTCCTGGATGTCGCCCGCCGAGATCATGGCTGTCGTATCACTGGCATCGCTTCAGCCGCATTGACAATCTTGCAGAACCACGCCTGGCCAGGCAACGTACGGGAGCTGCACAACGTGGTCGAAGGGCTCACCATCACGTGCAAGGATGAGACGATCACACCGGACCATCTCCCTGCCTCCGTGCGAGACGCTCCATCGGTGGGATCGAGCAGAGAGATTGACCAGCCCTCGCTCCTGGACTTTGGTCTCTCTGCCCAGGACATGGAGAAAAAACTGTTACAGGAGGCGCTGCAACGCGCTGGTGGCAACATATCCGAAGCCAGCCGACTCCTCAAGATCACCCGTAATACACTCAGATATCGAATGGCGAAGTACCACCTCTAA
- a CDS encoding DUF3565 domain-containing protein, with amino-acid sequence MHQPIIGFHLDEQGDWVADLQCGHGQHVRHQPPMTNRPWVLKEEGRKQHLGETLNCKKCDEASG; translated from the coding sequence ATGCATCAACCCATTATTGGGTTTCATCTGGACGAACAGGGTGACTGGGTCGCAGATCTGCAATGCGGCCATGGTCAGCATGTGCGTCACCAGCCGCCGATGACGAATCGGCCCTGGGTTCTGAAAGAAGAAGGTCGGAAACAACATCTCGGTGAGACGTTAAACTGCAAGAAATGTGATGAGGCGAGCGGTTGA